One window from the genome of Epinephelus fuscoguttatus linkage group LG3, E.fuscoguttatus.final_Chr_v1 encodes:
- the zgc:110222 gene encoding protein EOLA1 has product MSVQVWCLSFRQPYAGLVLDGVKTVESRWRPLLAPLENQTLGVHIAQRDWEGEEWRAVLSGALGMNRVQIQTLLESGERFGRGVVAGLVDVGGTWLCPASLQGEELQCMERSAVLTGLQEKHLTHLSNPRWLKEPLSVRGGRDLWTVDIPAELLP; this is encoded by the exons ATGTCGGTGCAGGTGTGGTGTCTGTCGTTCCGGCAGCCGTACGCTGGTCTGGTTCTGGACGGAGTGAAGACGGTGGAGAGCCGCTGGAGGCCCCTGCTTGCCCCGCTGGAGAACCAAACCCTGGGGGTCCACATCGCCCAGCGGGACTGGGAGGGGGAGGAGTGGAGGGCGGTGCTGAGCGGAGCGCTGGGAATGAACCGGGTTCAGATCCAAACACTCCTGGAGTCCGGAGAGAGGTTCGGCCGCGGCGTGGTAGCAG GATTGGTGGATGTGGGAGGGACATGGCTGTGCCCCGCCTCCCTGCAGGGGGAGGAGCTACAGTGCATGGAGCGCTCGGCTGTTCTGACTGGTCTTCAGGAGAAACACCTGACTCACCTGTCCAACCCTCGCTGGCTGAAGGAGCCTCTGAGTGTCAGGGGGGGTCGGGACCTCTGGACCGTGGACATCCCAGCTGAGCTGTTACCGTGA
- the alg13 gene encoding putative bifunctional UDP-N-acetylglucosamine transferase and deubiquitinase ALG13, with protein sequence MHKGLKKYFVNMDEFLSSLGLYRKMVARDASSLFRAVSEQLYYSQNYHQRIRQDCANFMRANRCNFEPFVEGSFEKYLERLEDPKETVGQVEIKALSQLYRRCFLIYRYPGKPATVISEDDFVDKVTLCCSINGHYDIVYPRSYPASAALCQSLFYELLYTHVFGFEEAELCQAMEAFRVGGRRYRNSLSVCSDVDLGYDTPEDPCHREESEPSGAAEEKRAVVDDVKPPAEAPPPSRLSLPFKVMKSLDGDVYRNLEFDVWQDTCKEMQKTDYMVFAGRQYFLGDKCQVRLEPKGKYYNAFIQEVGTHSSAVTVFIEELGEKHLVPLTDLKPVNPVPAWNVAAPTRKGDMDSDSRGQRHHRHRYFRKSRGSSGVKGGELLMSPPSTYGGPAPSALPPRFQPAGHPRPPPPPSPGAMTYDAYVPPHHHHSITRPSRYGASRSSSRFLNRHLIGPQLTYYHPGRRYYHDYENYAFRSRRSRRQLAAALNKECQFGFSADTVEEPTDLDTAITYYQLDDTGDAVFPPLPGPAVAPPPSITVPPPPAGPSYRVQRGSGPLPSAPPPGNTPVCSSEEDQEDASTLEDQAEYTEEYIYMTQDQSYQTSDIYTAAEPSANQDEQEGETADSPPRPEMNYNYTQQVVKPLAVICSSPSSSSSSPSSPSSRVTAAAHLPTTAHTQTRSVAMAIPAASPWLMNELGEPLCTMVTPPPYSYDPNGSDLPRDCRVLQYYFNLGVQWYHQSCWQQQQQVYPATSPEASYPYQHYTPYLSQEPPLHGAPPSYSETSRGPHQPPPSYPESTRPGDGQTDGHSSGPAPSMDTPSSSISPAPPGSTPSSAHLYPDPTPLPPPPLLHLPYEAPPPATYLSSAPPPPLPHSAHPHSAHLTHHSSYHACLPPSAHWGQLQTGGHTTRVYCPAPGPAHVVGYITAPPPHHAAPHFIPPTI encoded by the exons ttgtatTACTCTCAGAACTACCATCAGAGGATCCGTCAGGACTGCGCCAACTTCATGAGAGCCAACAGATGCAACTTTGAACCA tTCGTTGAAGGTTCGTTTGAGAAATATCTGGAACgtctggaggaccccaag GAGACGGTGGGCCAGGTGGAGATCAAGGCTCTGTCTCAGCTGTACAG gcGTTGTTTCCTGATCTATCGTTACCCAGGGAAACCAGCCACAGTGATCTCAGAGGATGACTTTGTCGACAAG GTGACGCTGTGTTGCTCTATCAATGGTCACTATGACATTGTTTACCCGAGGAGTTACCCGGCCTCTGCTGCCCTCTGTCAGT cTCTTTTCTATGAGCTGCTCTACACTCATGTGTTTGGGTTTGAGGAGGCGGAGCTTTGTCAGGCCATGGAAGCCTTCAGGGTCGGAGGTCGTCGCTATAGAAACAGCCTCTCAGTGTGTAGCGATGTTGACCTGGGCTACGACACACCTGAGGACCCATgtcacag GGAGGAGTCAGAGCCGAGTGGAGCTGCTGAGGAGAAACGAGCTGTGGTCGACGACGTCAAG CCTCCTGCAGAAGCCCCTCCCCCCTCCAGACTGTCTCTTCCTTTTAAGGTGATGAAGTCTCTGGACGGAGACGTGTACAGAAACCTGGAGTTTGATGTGTGGCAGGACACCTGTAAag AGATGCAGAAGACAGACTACATGGTGTTCGCAGGACGGCAGTATTTCCTGGGAGACAAGTGTCAG gtGCGTCTGGAGCCGAAGGGGAAGTATTACAACGCCTTCATCCAGGAAGTAGGAACACACTCATCAGCCGTCACCGTCTTCATCGAGGAGCTGGGAGagaa ACACCTGGTTCCTCTGACTGATCTGAAACCAGTCAATCCAGTTCCTGCCTGGAACGTTGCTGCTCCCACGAGAAAAGGAGACATGG acTCCGACTCTCGTGGTCAGCGACATCACCGTCATCGTTACTTCAGGAAGTCTCGCGGCAGCAGCGGAGTGAAGGGGGGGGAGCTGTTAATGTCACCACCATCGACTTACGGAGGCCCCGCCCCCTCTGCTCTGCCTCCCCGCTTCCAGCCAGCAGGCCATCCCCGTCCGCCACCTCCCCCGTCACCAGGAGCCATGACCTATGACGCCTACGTCCCTCCGCACCATCACCATTCCATAACCAGACCTTCTCGCTACGGAGCCTCCAG AAGCTCCAGCCGTTTCCTGAACCGACACCTGATTGGTCCACAGTTGACCTATTACCACCCTGGCAGACGATATTACCACGACTACGAGAACTACGCCTTCAGGTCACG TCGCAGTCGTCGTCAGCTGGCAGCCGCTCTGAATAAAGAGTGTCAGTTTGGTTTCTCTGCGGACACGGTGGAGGAGCCGACTGATCTGGATACAGCCATCACGTACTACCAGCTGGACGACACCGGAGACGCCGTCTTCCCCCCGCTGCCG GGCCCAGCTGTGGCACCGCCTCCCTCTATAACAGTCCCGCCTCCTCCGGCTGGCCCCTCCTACAGAGTCCAGAGAGGTTCAGGGCCCCTCCCCTCTGCACCTCCACCTGGAAACACCCCTGTGTGTTCATCAGAGGAGGACCAGGAGGACGCCAGCACTTTGGAGGACCAGG ctgaGTACACAGAGGAGTACATCTACATGACTCAGG ATCAAAGCTACCAGACGTCAGACATTTACACCGCTGCTGAGCCCTCCGCCAACCAG gacGAGCAGGAAGGAGAAACCGCCGACTCTCCTCCGAGACCAGAGATGAACTACAACTACACGCAGCAG gtGGTGAAGCCATTAGCAGTCATCTGCTCTTCACCCTCCTCTTCGtcctcctcaccctcctctcCATCATCACGTGTTACTGCAGCTGCTCACCTGCCGACAACCGCACATACACAGACACGTTCAG TTGCTATGGCGATCCCAGCCGCCTCTCCCTGGTTGATGAATGAGTTGGGGGAGCCTCTCTGCACCATGGTAACTCCACCCCCTTACTCCTATGACCCTAACGGCAGTGATTTACCccgag ACTGCAGAGTCCTCCAGTATTACTTCAACTTAGGAGTCCAG TGGTACCATCAGAGCtgttggcagcagcagcagcaggtgtaCCCCGCCACCTCACCCGAGGCCTCCTACCCTTACCAGCACTACACTCCCTACCTGAGCCAGGAGCCCCCCCTGCATG GAGCTCCACCTTCATACTCTGAGACAAGTCGAGGCCCCCATCAGCCCCCCCCTTCTTACCCAGAATCCACCAGGCCaggagatggacagacagacggacacagCAGTG gccccgccccctccatggatacaccctcctcctccatcagtcCTGCCCCTCCAGGCTCCACCCCTTCCTCTGCTCACTTGTACCCGGATCCAACGCCACTCCCCCCTCCCCCGCTGCTGCACCTGCCATATGAAGCTCCGCCCCCTGCCACCTACCTGTCCTCcgctcctccccctcctcttcctcactcagCTCATCCTCACTCTGCCCACCTGACCCATCACTCCTCCTACCACgcctgcctccctccctccgccCACTGGGGGCAGTTACAGACTGGAGGCCACACCACGCGAGTCTACTGCCCCGCTCCAGGCCCCGCCCATGTGGTGGGTTACATCACAGCCCCGCCCCCCCACCACGCGGCCCCACACTTCATCCCCCCCACCATCTAA